From one Nothobranchius furzeri strain GRZ-AD chromosome 2, NfurGRZ-RIMD1, whole genome shotgun sequence genomic stretch:
- the LOC129165397 gene encoding trace amine-associated receptor 1-like, whose amino-acid sequence METGVTVNRTDAVAALHPCYEINNVSYKLTTTPSAVCVMLYGFLTLLSLVTVCGNLLVIISVFYFKQLHTPTNSLILSLAVADLLVGILVFPFSMAFSLSSCMHHEGLFCKVRGSFDILLSTCSILHLCCISIDRYYAVCQPLTYTFKINRRVVFIMTSFSWGVSALVGLGVTIPKLSSEQCEETCFIDELMANIVGPILSFYLPVVVMLCIYLKIFLVAQKQAQIIQTRMKCGVTASKMERKATKTLAIVLGVFLFFWTPFFLCITFLSFIKSSVSVPVIETLNWLTLSNSMLNPFIYAFFYSWFRSAFKMIVSGKILRGDFANFKLH is encoded by the coding sequence ATGGAGACAGGAGTAACAGTCAACAGGACTGACGCTGTGGCTGCCTTACATCCCTGCTATGAGATAAATAATGTCAGTTACAAACTAACCACAACACCTTCTGCTGTATGTGTAATGTTGTATGGTTTCCTTACACTTTTGTCTCTTGTCACAGTGTGCGGGAATCTCCTTGTAATAATCTCTGTGTTTTACTTCAAACAGCTCCACACCCCTACTAACTCCCTCATTCTGTCTCTGGCTGTGGCTGACCTGCTTGTAGGGATTCTAGTGTTTCCTTTCAGCATGGCATTCTCTCTCAGCTCATGTATGCATCATGAAGGGTTGTTTTGTAAAGTCAGAGGCAGCTTTGATATATTGCTCAGCACATGCTCTATCCTGCATCTGTGTTGTATTTCTATTGACAGATATTATGCCGTGTGTCAGCCACTAACATATACATTTAAAATCAACCGCCGTGTTGTATTCATCATGACTTCTTTTAGCTGGGGGGTTTCTGCTCTTGTTGGACTTGGAGTGACAATTCCTAAACTAAGCAGTGAACAATGTGAGGAAACATGTTTTATTGATGAACTCATGGCAAACATAGTTGGACCAATATTGTCGTTTTACCTCCCAGTCGTCGTAATGCTTTGTATCTACCTGAAGATTTTCCTAGTTGCACAGAAACAGGCACAAATCATCCAAACTAGGATGAAGTGTGGAGTAACTGCCAGCAAGATGGAAAGAAAGGCAACAAAAACTCTGGCTATAGTTTTGggagtttttctctttttttggactcctttctttctttgtattacttttctttcttttatcaAAAGTTCAGTTTCGGTGCCTGTGATCGAAACACTTAACTGGCTAACGCTGTCAAATTCAATGCTGAATCCATTTATCTATGCTTTCTTTTACAGCTGGTTTAGATCAgcttttaaaatgattgtttctgGAAAAATCTTAAGAGGTGATTTTGCAAACTTTAAACTGCATTGA